A window of Aricia agestis chromosome 3, ilAriAges1.1, whole genome shotgun sequence contains these coding sequences:
- the LOC121740431 gene encoding glutathione S-transferase-like yields the protein MARKLHYFNVNGLGEPIRYLLHYGKQNFEDVRYERATWPIKSVKDSLPYGQLPLYEEGGRSLNQSLAIARYLGQQFNLVPTDIWEQAELDAAVYNVYDFWAKALAWFKEKDVARKEILKKEILNEHIDFFFSRFERDLKANKGYFGGKLSWADFVFVGIVEVSNLFFGMEIEKKYPTVQALMQKVRTLPGVKEYIATRKPYTM from the exons ATGGCGCGTAAGTTGCACTACTTTAACGTCAATGGCTTGGGGGAACCCATCAGGTATCTTCTGCATTACGGCAAGCAGAATTTCGAGGATGTGAGGTATGAACGAGCAACCTGGCCCATCAAGAGCGTTAAAGATT CACTACCATACGGCCAGCTGCCGCTGTACGAGGAGGGAGGTCGCTCGCTCAACCAGTCGCTGGCCATCGCCCGCTACCTCGGCCAGCAGTTCAACCTGGTGCCCACAGACATCTGGGAGCAGGCTGAGCTAGACGCGGCGGTCTACAACGTGTATGACTTCTGGGCGA AGGCTCTTGCGTGGTTCAAGGAGAAAGATGTCGCCAGGAAAGAGATCCTCAAGAAGGAGATCCTCAATGAGCACATCGACTTCTTCTTCTCACGCTTCGAGAGGGACTTGAAGGCCAACAAGGGATACTTCGGTGGAAAG TTGTCCTGGGCTGACTTCGTCTTCGTGGGCATTGTGGAAGTCTCCAACCTGTTCTTTGGTATGGAGATCGAGAAAAAGTACCCCACTGTTCAGGCACTGATGCAGAAAGTCCGCACCTTGCCTGGTGTCAAGGAATACATCGCAACCCGGAAGCCATACACTATGTAA